CCCGGACTGCTCGCCGCCCAGGCTGTAGCCGTTCTCGCGCATGCAGGCGTAGACGTTCTTGTCGCCCACCGCGGTGGTCTCGTAGGAGAGGTGGGCCTCGTCGAAGGCCTTGAAGAGGCCGTAGTTGCTCATGACGGTGGGGACCACGGTGCCCGCGGTGAGCCTGCCGTGCTTGTTGAGGTAGACACCGCAGATGTAGAGGATGAGGTCGCCGTCGACCACGTTGCCGCGCTCGTCCACGGCCAGGCAGCGGTCGGCGTCGCCGTCGTAGGCGAAGCCGACGTCCAGGCCCTGCTCAACGACGTGGCGGCGCAGTCGGTCGAGGTGGGTGGAGCCGCAGTCGACGTTGATGTTGAAGCCGTTGGGGGCGTTGTTGATCACGCGGACGTCGGCGCCGAGCGCGTCGAAGACCGGCTTAGCGACCGAGGACGCGGCGCCGTTGGCGCAGTCCAGGCCCACCTTCACGCCCTGCAGCGAGAAGTTGGCGCTCGCGATGAGGTGCGCGATGTAGCGGTTCCGCCCTTGCATGTAGTCGACGGTGCAGCCGATGGCGTCCCCGGTGGCGAGCGGCACGTCGACCTCGCCGTCGATGTAGGCCTCGATGAGCTCGAGGACGTCCTCGTCCATCTTGTAGCCCTCGCCGTTCACGAGCTTGATGCCGTTGTCGGTGTAGGGGTTGTGGGAGGCGCTGATCATGATGCCGCAGTCGAAGCGGCCGTCCACCGTCTCGTAGGCGACGCCGGGCGTGGGGATGACGTGCAGCATGTAGGCGTCGGCGCCGGAGGCCACGAGACCCGCGACGAGCGCGCTCTCGAACATGTAGCTCGAGCGACGGGTGTCCTTGCCCACGACGACGCGTGCCTTGCGCTCCTGGCGCACGCCGTAGTACCAGCCCACGTAGCGGCCGATCTTGAAGGCGTGGTCGACGGTCAGACCCTCGTTGGCCGCGCCGCGAAAACCATCGGTGCCGAAGTACTTCATGCTGAGCCCTCCAGGTGGTCTGCAGATAAAGACCCGCTCATTGTCGCACACCCACGCCGCGGGCCGCTGACGGACGTTCTTATCGCGTGAAACGTCCACGCGCGGCCCGCGGCGACAGGCGGGTGGGTTAGGTCCGGCGACGGGACGGGTTTGATCCGGCGACGGGACGGGTTAGGTCCGGCGACGGGACGGGTTAGGTCCGGCGACGGGACGGGTTAGGTCCGGCGACGGGCCGCAGATGGACGGTTTTCTCGGCCGAAACGTCCATCCGCGGCCCGCGGCGAATGCGAGCGAGACTCGCGCACGAAAAAGGGACCCGCCGCGGATGCGACGGGCCCCAAAGAAACGCTTGACGAGAAGTACTAGCGCTTGGAGAACTGCGGGCGCTTGCGGGCCTTCTTGAGACCGTACTTCTTGCGCTCGACGGCGCGGGCGTCACGGGTGAGGAAGCCGGCCTTCTTGAGGTCCTCGCGGTACTCG
Above is a genomic segment from Olsenella timonensis containing:
- the glmM gene encoding phosphoglucosamine mutase, with protein sequence MKYFGTDGFRGAANEGLTVDHAFKIGRYVGWYYGVRQERKARVVVGKDTRRSSYMFESALVAGLVASGADAYMLHVIPTPGVAYETVDGRFDCGIMISASHNPYTDNGIKLVNGEGYKMDEDVLELIEAYIDGEVDVPLATGDAIGCTVDYMQGRNRYIAHLIASANFSLQGVKVGLDCANGAASSVAKPVFDALGADVRVINNAPNGFNINVDCGSTHLDRLRRHVVEQGLDVGFAYDGDADRCLAVDERGNVVDGDLILYICGVYLNKHGRLTAGTVVPTVMSNYGLFKAFDEAHLSYETTAVGDKNVYACMRENGYSLGGEQSGHIIFGDIECTGDGIMTSLRVMEVYRAERERLSQLVAPVKLYPQELVNVRVTDRDAAMGDRRVLDATKAAEAFLSGQGRVLVRASGTEPLVRVLAEAPTEELCKQANAIVLEALEPHRA